DNA from Sphingosinicella humi:
CGACGCCGCCCTCGCCGCGGTCGACCTGCACGGAACGATGCGCGCTGCCGCCGAGCGGCAATATGGCCAGTTGGCGAAAGGCCTGCTCTCCGACGGCGCCTGGCTCCGCCTGCGTGAGGCGATCCGGGACGATCCCGCCATGCTCAACGGCGTGGCAACCCTCTGGCTGCCCGCCTCCGACGCGATCGACGTCGCCGCCAAGGGCGCGGGCGCCCCGGAAGCCGAGGCCGCCTATCAGCAGCTCAAGGAAAGGGAAGCGGTCAGCACCGGCTTCAACAGCCGCTTTCTCACCGGCGCCGATGCCACCGACCCCACCGTCGTCGGCATCTGGGGCGCCTTCAAGGGCTCGCTCCTCACCATGCTGGTGACGCTCGCCCTCGCCTTCCCGATCGGCGTGCTCTCCGCCGTCTATCTCGAGGAATATGCGCCGCGGAACCGCTGGACCGACATGATCGAGGTGTCGATCAACAACCTCGCCGCCGTGCCCTCGATCATCTTCGGCCTGTTGGGCCTCGCCGTCTTCCTCAATTTCATGCACCTGCCGCGCTCGGCGCCGCTGGTCGGCGGCATCACCCTGGCGCTGATGACCATGCCGGTCATCGTCATCGCCGGCCGCAACGCCATCAAGTCCGTGCCCCCGTCGATCCGCGACGCGGCGCTCGGTATCGGCGCCAGCCGCGTCCAGGTCGTCTTCCATCACGTCCTGCCGCTGGCGCTGCCCGGCATCCTCACCGGCACGATCATCGGCATGGCCCGCGCGCTCGGCGAAACGGCGCCGCTGCTGATGATCGGCATGCGCGCCTTCATCGCGACGCCGCCGGGCGGGATCACCGATCCGGCGACGGTGCTACCGGTGCAGATCTATCTCTGGTCCGACGAGGTGAGCCGGGGCTTCGTGGAAAAGACGTCGGCGGCGATTATCGTCCTCCTGGTCTTCCTCCTCGCGATGAACGGCATCGCCATCTATCTTAGAAACAAGTTCGAGCGACGCTGGTGAGACACATGACCGATACGATCGAGAGAGCAACCACGGCGCCGACGGCCCCCGCCGCGCCCGCCGCGAAGATGACCGCGCGCGGCGTCAGCGTCTTCTACGGCGACAAGAAGGCGATCGA
Protein-coding regions in this window:
- the pstA gene encoding phosphate ABC transporter permease PstA, whose product is MNVQPTHWRSDAMQRRIRRRYAAERRFRLLGLGAVLLSAAFLAFLLVTMVANGARGFTQTEVRLDIDFPASDLFLDPAQLEGSNADAALAAVDLHGTMRAAAERQYGQLAKGLLSDGAWLRLREAIRDDPAMLNGVATLWLPASDAIDVAAKGAGAPEAEAAYQQLKEREAVSTGFNSRFLTGADATDPTVVGIWGAFKGSLLTMLVTLALAFPIGVLSAVYLEEYAPRNRWTDMIEVSINNLAAVPSIIFGLLGLAVFLNFMHLPRSAPLVGGITLALMTMPVIVIAGRNAIKSVPPSIRDAALGIGASRVQVVFHHVLPLALPGILTGTIIGMARALGETAPLLMIGMRAFIATPPGGITDPATVLPVQIYLWSDEVSRGFVEKTSAAIIVLLVFLLAMNGIAIYLRNKFERRW